Proteins encoded in a region of the Streptococcus sanguinis genome:
- the pepF gene encoding oligoendopeptidase F, producing MEQKHRSEFPENELWDLTALYQDQEDFLRAIEKAREDIQKFVRDYQGKLSTFEDFERAFAELEQIYIQISHIGNYGFMPQTTDFGNESFAQIAQAAMEFETEANVALNFFDDALVGADEAVLEKLGQEPHLTSAIRQAKIKKAHYLGADVEKALTNLGEVFYSPQDIYTKMRAGDFAMADFEVDGKVYKNSFVTYENFYQNHENAEIREKAFRSFSEGLRQHQNTAAAAYLAQVKSEKLLADMKGYDSVFDYLLAEQEVDRSMFDRQIDLIMSEFAPVAQKYLKHVAKVNGLEKMTLADWKLDLDSELNPEVSIDDAYDLVMKSVKPLGQEYCQEVARYKEERWVDFAANAGKDSGGYAADPYRVHPYVLMSWTGRMSDVYTLIHEIGHSGQFIFSDNHQSYFNAHMSTYYVEAPSTFNELLLSDYLERQFDNPRQKRFALAHRLTDTYFHNFITHLLEAAFQRKVYTLIEEGGTFGASKLNAIMKEVLTEFWGDAVEIDDDAALTWMRQAHYYMGLYSYTYSAGLVISTAGYLHLKNDENGARDWLELLKSGGSKTPLESAMIIGADISTDKPLRDTIQFLSDTVDQIIAYSEELGE from the coding sequence ATGGAACAAAAACATCGTTCTGAATTTCCAGAAAATGAACTCTGGGACCTAACAGCCCTTTACCAAGACCAGGAGGACTTCCTACGAGCCATTGAAAAGGCCAGAGAGGACATCCAGAAATTTGTCCGTGATTATCAAGGCAAGCTTAGCACTTTCGAAGATTTTGAACGGGCTTTTGCTGAGTTAGAGCAGATTTATATCCAAATCAGCCACATCGGCAACTACGGCTTTATGCCTCAGACTACTGACTTTGGTAACGAGAGCTTTGCGCAGATTGCCCAAGCAGCTATGGAGTTTGAGACGGAAGCCAATGTCGCACTCAACTTCTTTGACGACGCCCTGGTCGGTGCAGATGAAGCTGTCTTAGAAAAACTAGGCCAAGAGCCCCATCTGACTTCAGCCATTCGCCAGGCTAAAATCAAAAAAGCCCACTATCTGGGAGCGGATGTCGAAAAAGCTTTGACCAATCTAGGTGAAGTCTTTTACAGTCCACAGGATATTTACACCAAGATGCGGGCCGGCGACTTTGCTATGGCTGACTTTGAAGTAGACGGCAAGGTTTACAAAAACAGCTTTGTCACCTATGAGAATTTCTATCAAAACCATGAAAATGCAGAAATCCGCGAAAAAGCTTTTCGCTCTTTCTCAGAAGGACTTCGTCAGCACCAAAACACTGCCGCTGCTGCCTATCTGGCTCAGGTCAAGTCCGAAAAATTGCTGGCTGACATGAAGGGCTATGACTCTGTCTTTGACTACTTACTGGCAGAGCAAGAAGTTGATCGCTCTATGTTTGACCGGCAGATCGACTTGATTATGAGCGAATTTGCCCCAGTAGCTCAGAAATACCTCAAGCATGTCGCTAAGGTAAACGGACTTGAAAAAATGACTCTTGCCGACTGGAAGCTAGACTTGGACAGCGAGCTCAATCCCGAAGTCAGCATTGACGATGCCTATGACCTGGTCATGAAGTCAGTCAAGCCACTCGGGCAAGAGTATTGTCAAGAAGTTGCTCGCTATAAGGAAGAACGCTGGGTAGACTTTGCAGCCAATGCCGGAAAAGACTCTGGAGGCTATGCTGCGGATCCTTATCGGGTTCACCCTTATGTCCTTATGAGCTGGACTGGCCGTATGAGTGATGTCTACACTCTGATTCACGAGATTGGCCACTCTGGTCAGTTTATCTTCTCAGACAATCACCAAAGCTATTTCAACGCCCACATGTCCACCTACTATGTGGAAGCACCATCTACCTTTAATGAGCTCCTGCTCAGTGATTATCTGGAGCGCCAATTTGATAACCCACGCCAGAAACGCTTTGCCCTGGCTCACCGTCTGACGGATACTTACTTCCACAACTTCATTACTCACTTGCTGGAAGCTGCCTTCCAACGCAAGGTCTATACTTTGATTGAAGAAGGCGGAACCTTTGGCGCAAGCAAACTCAACGCTATCATGAAAGAAGTCTTGACAGAGTTCTGGGGGGATGCCGTTGAGATTGACGACGATGCTGCCCTGACCTGGATGCGTCAAGCCCACTACTACATGGGGCTTTACAGCTACACTTACTCAGCAGGCTTAGTCATCTCTACTGCTGGCTACCTACATTTGAAAAATGACGAAAATGGTGCCCGTGACTGGCTGGAACTACTCAAATCTGGCGGCAGCAAGACTCCGCTTGAGTCAGCTATGATTATCGGAGCGGATATCTCAACAGACAAACCACTCCGTGATACCATCCAATTCTTGTCTGACACAGTTGATCAGATTATTGCATACAGCGAGGAGTTGGGGGAATAA
- a CDS encoding MFS transporter — MPEHQTVEKKDFFSLLATALVSFAGILSETSMNVTFPHLSKVFGLGLGTLQWITTGYLLAVAITITLGATLAHNWKERTILFTALANFCLGTLIAMLASSFPILMVGRILQGGATGLAIPLLFNLIVERVPKQKIGTYMGLSGMVVSLAPAIGPTYGGFMISRFDWHMIYTFILPVPIISFILGFFFLRNSEKSRKRAFDLLSFLLLASSLVFAIVAISSLEEGHIDWLYLALCLLPLACFIYRSLKIDHPFLDIRILRQPTVLLAILPFFIFQFINLSANFLIPNFLVIEKDISTAQAGFALLPGTMLGAFLSPVFGKLYDRKGPKPTLFTGNSLLFLAVLLLLIFTKELTLTAVIAIYICFTLGRNMAFNNTLALATTQVDKGKTADTTALFQLAQTFAGAIGTAVTAVIANQAPNMTKGTQNVFTLLLGLVIFVFLSYLLLFKKIAAKKL; from the coding sequence GTGCCAGAACATCAAACAGTTGAAAAGAAAGATTTTTTTTCGCTCCTTGCGACAGCCTTAGTCAGCTTTGCAGGCATCTTATCTGAAACTAGTATGAATGTAACCTTCCCGCACCTAAGCAAGGTCTTTGGGTTAGGATTGGGAACGCTGCAATGGATTACAACAGGGTATTTGTTAGCAGTGGCCATTACGATTACTTTAGGAGCGACCTTAGCCCACAATTGGAAAGAGAGAACCATTCTCTTTACCGCTTTGGCCAACTTTTGCTTGGGAACGCTGATTGCCATGCTGGCTTCCAGCTTTCCCATCTTGATGGTAGGGAGAATCTTGCAAGGAGGAGCTACTGGATTAGCCATTCCTTTGCTCTTTAACTTGATTGTTGAGCGTGTTCCTAAGCAAAAAATTGGAACCTATATGGGCTTGTCTGGGATGGTGGTCAGCCTAGCACCAGCAATTGGGCCGACTTACGGTGGTTTTATGATTAGTCGTTTTGACTGGCATATGATTTATACCTTTATTCTTCCTGTCCCAATCATTTCCTTTATTCTTGGCTTTTTCTTTTTAAGAAATTCCGAGAAGTCTAGGAAACGCGCCTTTGATCTCCTCTCATTTCTTCTCCTAGCAAGCTCACTCGTCTTTGCCATTGTAGCCATCTCTAGCTTAGAAGAAGGACATATCGATTGGCTCTATCTTGCTCTCTGCCTACTGCCACTAGCTTGCTTCATCTATCGGAGCTTGAAAATCGATCATCCATTCCTAGATATTCGTATCTTAAGGCAACCAACGGTCTTATTGGCTATTTTACCCTTCTTTATTTTTCAATTTATCAACCTATCGGCCAACTTTCTGATTCCCAACTTCCTGGTCATAGAAAAAGACATTTCAACCGCTCAGGCAGGCTTCGCACTACTTCCAGGAACCATGCTCGGAGCCTTTCTCTCTCCTGTATTTGGTAAACTCTATGATAGAAAAGGTCCGAAACCAACCCTTTTTACAGGAAATTCTCTTCTTTTCCTTGCTGTACTCTTGCTCCTTATCTTTACAAAAGAACTCACCTTAACAGCTGTTATTGCGATTTATATTTGCTTTACCTTGGGGCGAAACATGGCCTTTAATAACACACTTGCCCTAGCGACGACTCAAGTTGATAAAGGAAAGACTGCAGATACGACCGCGCTGTTTCAACTGGCCCAAACCTTTGCGGGCGCTATAGGTACTGCAGTCACAGCTGTCATCGCCAATCAAGCTCCCAATATGACAAAAGGAACTCAAAACGTCTTTACCCTTTTATTGGGCTTGGTTATTTTCGTATTCTTATCTTATCTACTGCTTTTTAAAAAGATTGCCGCAAAGAAACTTTGA
- the pnp gene encoding polyribonucleotide nucleotidyltransferase: MTKQVFKTVFAGRELVVETGQVAKQANGSAVVRYGESTVLTAATMSKKMATGDFFPLQVNYEEKMYAAGKYPGGFNKREGRPSTDATLTARLIDRPIRPMFAEGFRNEVQVINTVLSYDEDASPQMAAMFGSSLALSISDIPFNGPIAGVQVGYVDGEFIINPSKEQKEVSLLELTVAGTKDAINMVESGAKELTEDIMLEALLKGHEAVKELIAFQEEIVAAVGKEKAEVELLHVDEELQAEIVAAYNSDLQKAVQVEEKLAREAATQAVKDQVTAVYEEKYADHEEFDRIMRDVAEILEQMEHAEVRRLITEDKVRPDGRKVDEIRPLDAEVDYLPRVHGSGLFTRGQTQALSVLTLAPMGETQIVDGLDPEYKKRFMHHYNFPQYSVGETGRYGAPGRREIGHGALGERALEQVLPSLEEFPYAIRLVAEVLESNGSSSQASICAGTLALMAGGVPIKAPVAGIAMGLISDGSNYTVLTDIQGLEDHFGDMDFKVAGTREGITALQMDIKIEGITAEILTEALAQAKKARFEILDLIEATIPAPRPELAPTAPKIDTIKIDVDKIKIVIGKGGETIDKIIAETGVKIDIDEEGNVSIYSSDQDAINRAKEIIAGLVREAKVDEVYHAKVVRIEKFGAFVNLFDKTDALVHISELAWTRTNNVEDVVQIGDEVDVKVIKIDAKGRVDASMKVLLPRPPKSDKLKHHHDKGHHPRKEHKGHKDHQESPKIEK; this comes from the coding sequence ATGACAAAACAAGTTTTTAAAACCGTTTTTGCAGGTCGTGAGCTGGTAGTTGAAACCGGTCAGGTTGCAAAGCAGGCAAATGGCAGCGCCGTTGTTCGCTATGGAGAAAGTACCGTTTTAACTGCGGCTACTATGTCCAAAAAGATGGCTACTGGTGACTTTTTCCCATTGCAGGTCAACTATGAGGAAAAAATGTATGCGGCTGGAAAATATCCTGGTGGCTTTAACAAGCGCGAAGGCCGTCCGTCAACAGATGCGACTTTGACTGCCCGCTTGATTGACCGCCCAATTCGTCCTATGTTTGCGGAAGGCTTCCGCAATGAAGTTCAGGTTATCAATACTGTTCTTTCTTATGACGAAGATGCTTCGCCTCAAATGGCTGCTATGTTCGGTAGCTCTCTGGCTCTTTCTATCTCAGATATTCCTTTTAACGGCCCTATCGCAGGAGTTCAGGTCGGCTATGTAGACGGTGAATTTATCATCAATCCTAGCAAGGAACAAAAAGAAGTTTCACTTTTGGAACTGACAGTGGCTGGTACCAAAGATGCTATCAACATGGTAGAGTCTGGAGCCAAGGAACTGACTGAAGATATCATGTTAGAAGCCCTTCTCAAAGGGCACGAAGCGGTTAAAGAATTGATCGCCTTCCAGGAAGAAATTGTCGCAGCAGTCGGCAAGGAAAAAGCAGAAGTAGAATTGCTGCATGTTGATGAAGAGCTGCAGGCAGAGATTGTCGCAGCCTACAACAGTGACTTGCAAAAGGCTGTTCAGGTAGAAGAAAAGCTGGCGCGCGAAGCCGCAACTCAGGCTGTCAAAGACCAAGTCACAGCAGTTTATGAAGAGAAATACGCGGATCACGAAGAATTCGACCGCATTATGCGGGATGTGGCTGAAATCTTGGAGCAAATGGAGCATGCAGAAGTGCGCCGTTTGATTACTGAAGATAAGGTCCGTCCTGACGGCCGTAAGGTTGATGAAATCCGTCCGCTGGATGCGGAAGTGGATTATCTGCCGCGAGTTCACGGTTCTGGTCTCTTTACTCGTGGTCAAACCCAAGCCTTGTCTGTCCTGACTCTGGCACCAATGGGCGAAACGCAAATCGTGGACGGCTTGGATCCAGAATACAAGAAACGTTTCATGCACCACTATAATTTCCCACAATACTCTGTCGGTGAGACAGGCCGTTATGGGGCTCCTGGCCGTCGTGAAATTGGACACGGTGCTCTTGGGGAACGTGCCTTGGAGCAAGTTTTGCCTAGCTTGGAAGAGTTTCCTTACGCTATCCGCTTGGTGGCAGAAGTCTTGGAGTCAAACGGTTCTTCCTCACAGGCCTCTATCTGTGCGGGGACTTTGGCTCTGATGGCAGGTGGTGTGCCGATTAAGGCACCGGTTGCCGGAATTGCTATGGGCTTGATTTCAGATGGCAGCAACTACACAGTTCTGACGGACATTCAAGGTTTGGAAGACCATTTTGGCGACATGGACTTTAAGGTAGCTGGTACCCGCGAAGGGATTACCGCCCTGCAGATGGATATTAAGATTGAAGGAATTACAGCGGAAATCCTGACAGAAGCTCTGGCTCAGGCTAAGAAAGCCCGCTTTGAAATTCTGGACTTGATTGAAGCGACAATTCCAGCTCCTCGTCCTGAGCTAGCTCCAACTGCTCCGAAAATCGACACTATCAAGATTGATGTGGACAAGATTAAGATTGTCATCGGAAAAGGCGGGGAAACCATCGATAAGATCATCGCTGAGACCGGCGTTAAGATTGACATTGATGAAGAAGGAAATGTATCCATCTACTCCAGTGATCAAGATGCGATTAATCGTGCTAAGGAAATCATTGCTGGCTTGGTTCGCGAAGCAAAAGTGGACGAAGTTTACCATGCCAAGGTTGTTCGAATTGAGAAATTCGGTGCCTTTGTCAATCTCTTTGACAAGACGGATGCTCTGGTTCACATTTCAGAGCTGGCTTGGACTCGGACCAACAACGTCGAAGATGTCGTACAAATCGGTGATGAAGTGGATGTCAAGGTGATCAAGATTGATGCCAAAGGCCGGGTAGATGCTTCCATGAAAGTATTGCTGCCGCGTCCACCAAAGTCTGATAAACTGAAACATCATCATGACAAGGGACATCATCCGCGCAAGGAGCACAAGGGCCATAAGGACCATCAAGAAAGCCCTAAAATAGAAAAATAA
- the cysE gene encoding serine O-acetyltransferase, whose product MGWWKESIDIVKENDPAARTSLEVLLTYPGIKALAAHRLSHFLWRHGFKLLARMHSQFWRFWTQIEIHPGAQIESGVFIDHGSGLVIGETAIVEKGAMLYHGVTLGGTGKDTGKRHPTVRRGALVSAHAQVIGPIEIGEKAKVGAGAVVVADVPSDVTVVGVPAKIVRVHGKKDEPTIHEVEEKREYYLDKLEHAREASHHSSSL is encoded by the coding sequence ATGGGTTGGTGGAAGGAATCCATTGATATTGTAAAAGAAAATGACCCGGCGGCACGAACGTCGTTAGAAGTCTTGCTAACCTATCCAGGCATCAAAGCTTTGGCGGCCCACCGCCTCTCGCATTTTTTGTGGCGGCACGGCTTCAAGCTGCTGGCGCGTATGCACAGTCAATTCTGGCGTTTCTGGACCCAGATTGAGATTCATCCCGGCGCTCAGATTGAGTCAGGTGTCTTCATTGACCATGGCAGTGGGCTGGTGATCGGAGAGACAGCCATTGTGGAGAAGGGGGCCATGCTTTATCACGGCGTGACCCTAGGCGGTACGGGCAAGGATACAGGCAAGCGACATCCGACCGTGCGTCGAGGTGCCTTGGTCTCTGCTCATGCCCAAGTCATTGGACCGATTGAGATTGGTGAAAAAGCCAAGGTTGGAGCCGGTGCAGTTGTAGTGGCAGATGTTCCAAGTGATGTGACAGTTGTTGGTGTACCAGCGAAGATTGTTCGTGTCCACGGTAAGAAAGACGAGCCAACCATTCACGAGGTAGAAGAGAAGCGGGAATATTATCTAGACAAGCTAGAGCATGCCCGCGAAGCCAGTCACCATTCATCAAGTCTTTAG
- a CDS encoding YdeI/OmpD-associated family protein has translation MTGGTDMSDLSDAILNQVVLELKERLDGPAKERFIKLPLSHQREWARYISEAKKDETKLRRIEKMKVDLLKP, from the coding sequence ATGACAGGAGGAACCGACATGTCAGATTTATCAGATGCTATTTTGAACCAGGTAGTCCTTGAACTGAAAGAGCGCTTGGACGGTCCTGCCAAGGAGCGCTTTATCAAACTACCGCTTAGCCACCAGCGCGAATGGGCTCGCTATATCAGTGAAGCTAAAAAAGATGAGACCAAACTGCGTCGCATAGAAAAGATGAAGGTGGATTTGCTGAAGCCTTAA
- a CDS encoding nucleoside phosphorylase produces the protein MLLEEFEDVAAVIEPTDRQIIDKGEVCETIILSFNGEILKRLIESEEVYPGGYLKSINGQHPWYIYGQGPSKLAVMLAPIGAPMIVGQLEELAARGFKNFIILGSCGVLDRSIEADKIILPAAALRDEGTSYHYAPPGDEVAYDESLLIELEAIFDKHNIEHIRTKSWTTDAFYRETPDKVKRRLAAGAKVVDMEASAIMAWSQFRKSKVYQFFYTADYVDHHNRTWDARHEERTADAMTFFTIALTIAKELER, from the coding sequence ATGCTATTAGAGGAATTTGAAGATGTAGCAGCAGTCATTGAGCCAACAGATAGGCAGATTATTGACAAGGGTGAGGTGTGCGAAACCATCATCCTGTCCTTTAATGGAGAAATTCTGAAACGTTTGATTGAGTCAGAGGAAGTCTATCCAGGAGGCTATTTGAAAAGCATAAACGGACAGCATCCATGGTATATTTATGGCCAAGGACCTAGCAAGCTAGCAGTTATGTTGGCTCCAATTGGGGCTCCCATGATAGTTGGCCAGCTGGAGGAGTTGGCGGCTAGAGGCTTCAAGAATTTCATTATTCTAGGTTCCTGTGGCGTTTTGGATCGCTCAATTGAGGCGGATAAAATCATCCTGCCGGCTGCTGCTTTGCGAGATGAAGGGACTAGCTATCACTATGCCCCACCGGGTGACGAAGTAGCCTATGACGAGTCTCTGCTGATCGAGCTGGAAGCCATCTTTGACAAGCACAATATCGAGCATATCCGCACCAAGTCTTGGACGACTGATGCCTTTTATCGAGAAACGCCTGATAAGGTCAAGCGTCGCTTGGCTGCTGGAGCCAAAGTGGTGGACATGGAAGCTTCAGCTATCATGGCTTGGAGTCAATTTCGCAAGAGTAAAGTCTATCAGTTCTTCTACACAGCTGACTATGTGGATCATCATAACCGAACCTGGGATGCCCGCCATGAAGAGCGGACAGCTGATGCCATGACTTTTTTCACTATCGCTTTGACAATAGCAAAGGAACTAGAAAGGTAA
- a CDS encoding dihydrofolate reductase family protein — MAVYFYGCITMDGYLADSQHRIDWLHQLGSVEDTGYDDFYRQMDITIMGKRTFEEIQDLQDVESFYQATENYVFTHDRHLPVSNYQPVAGDVVDFIHQIDKGKNVFVIGGNSLVGPLMDADLFDHLIIQIAPLILGKGVPLFTQEEGQRFYQLDSLRQFGPFAELVFSRKSQK, encoded by the coding sequence ATGGCAGTATATTTTTACGGCTGTATCACCATGGATGGCTACTTGGCAGACAGCCAGCACAGGATAGACTGGCTGCATCAGCTTGGTTCTGTAGAGGATACAGGCTATGATGACTTTTACAGGCAAATGGATATCACCATCATGGGCAAGCGGACCTTTGAGGAAATCCAAGATTTGCAAGATGTAGAAAGTTTTTATCAAGCTACGGAAAACTATGTCTTTACGCATGATAGGCACCTGCCTGTCAGCAATTACCAGCCAGTAGCTGGGGATGTGGTGGACTTTATTCACCAGATTGACAAAGGCAAAAATGTCTTTGTGATTGGTGGTAATTCCTTGGTAGGACCGCTCATGGATGCGGATCTTTTCGACCACCTCATTATTCAGATAGCGCCCCTTATCCTAGGAAAGGGGGTTCCCCTCTTTACCCAAGAGGAAGGGCAGCGCTTTTACCAACTGGATAGCCTCAGACAATTTGGCCCTTTTGCAGAGCTGGTTTTCAGCCGAAAAAGTCAGAAATAG